A region of Dehalococcoidia bacterium DNA encodes the following proteins:
- a CDS encoding acetyl-CoA acetyltransferase, protein MDQARLPIIVGVGQVVDRPATLQEAKEPLELMEMAARAAAADTGRPQILARLDSLQVVNIISWAYEDAPGMLAQRLGATPGHTLYSGIGGETPQRLVGKAAAAIWRGEMDVCLIAGAEAMDSFMSARRQGKTLPWTPRSTPRQIEDTRVPTNEIEQRHGATLPIRVYPLYENAIRARMSLSLEEHQRRLGLLCARMTEVAAQNPYAWFPIRRTPEEIVTVTPQNRMICFPYPKYMNAIMEVNQGAALILCSVDAARQLGIPQERWVYIWAGTYLTDKWFMSERPSFHGSLAQELVLQRALELAGLSPEEVDMFDFYSCFPSAVQAAMLCLGMDLDDPRPYTLTGGLPYAGGPGNNYCSHSIATAVERLRREPEKKAMITGMGWYFTKHSAGIYSGRPPRTFHPYDPREDEARIAAQPSPPLAEEAQGTGIVEAYTVVFGRDGEPEEGIVVGRLEEGPRFWANVGPDRELLWLMCREEFIGRKGHVRHHKESGRNLFSL, encoded by the coding sequence ATGGACCAAGCCCGTCTTCCCATCATCGTGGGCGTAGGACAGGTAGTGGACAGGCCGGCCACCTTACAGGAGGCCAAGGAGCCCTTGGAGCTGATGGAGATGGCGGCCAGGGCGGCTGCCGCCGACACTGGCCGTCCCCAAATACTGGCCCGCCTGGACTCCTTACAGGTGGTGAACATCATCTCCTGGGCCTATGAGGACGCCCCTGGCATGCTGGCCCAGCGCTTGGGAGCCACCCCTGGCCACACCCTTTATTCCGGCATCGGCGGCGAGACGCCCCAGCGTCTGGTGGGAAAGGCGGCAGCGGCCATCTGGCGAGGAGAGATGGACGTATGCCTCATCGCGGGAGCGGAGGCCATGGACTCCTTCATGTCCGCCCGCCGCCAAGGCAAGACCCTCCCGTGGACGCCCCGATCCACCCCCAGACAGATAGAGGATACGAGGGTGCCCACCAACGAAATAGAGCAACGCCACGGGGCCACCCTGCCTATCCGCGTGTACCCATTGTATGAGAACGCCATCCGCGCCCGTATGAGCCTTTCGCTGGAAGAGCACCAGCGCCGCCTGGGCCTACTATGCGCCCGTATGACAGAGGTGGCCGCCCAAAACCCCTACGCCTGGTTCCCTATCCGCCGTACACCGGAGGAGATCGTCACCGTCACCCCCCAGAACCGCATGATCTGCTTCCCCTATCCCAAGTACATGAACGCCATCATGGAGGTGAACCAGGGGGCGGCCCTTATCCTCTGCAGCGTGGATGCCGCCCGGCAGCTGGGCATCCCCCAAGAACGATGGGTCTACATTTGGGCGGGTACCTATTTGACCGACAAATGGTTCATGAGCGAGCGCCCATCCTTCCACGGCTCTCTAGCACAGGAGCTGGTGTTGCAGCGGGCCCTGGAGCTGGCCGGCCTCTCCCCTGAGGAGGTGGACATGTTCGACTTTTACTCCTGCTTCCCTTCGGCGGTGCAGGCGGCCATGCTCTGCCTGGGCATGGATCTGGATGACCCCCGCCCCTACACCCTCACCGGCGGCCTCCCCTACGCCGGAGGGCCCGGCAACAACTACTGCTCTCACTCCATCGCCACGGCCGTGGAGAGGCTGCGCAGGGAGCCCGAGAAGAAGGCCATGATCACAGGCATGGGGTGGTACTTCACCAAGCACTCGGCTGGCATCTACTCCGGCCGCCCACCCAGGACGTTCCACCCTTACGACCCCAGGGAGGACGAGGCCCGCATCGCCGCCCAGCCATCGCCACCCCTGGCCGAGGAGGCCCAGGGCACCGGCATCGTGGAAGCGTACACCGTGGTCTTTGGGCGGGACGGTGAGCCCGAGGAGGGCATCGTGGTGGGCCGCCTGGAGGAAGGTCCCCGCTTCTGGGCCAACGTGGGCCCCGACCGCGAGCTCCTCTGGCTCATGTGCCGCGAGGAGTTCATCGGCCGCAAGGGCCACGTCCGCCACCATAAGGAGAGCGGCAGGAACCTCTTCTCTCTCTGA
- a CDS encoding class II fumarate hydratase encodes MAEGRSRIERDSMGPMEVPADAYYGASTQRAVLNFPISGLRMPTSFVRMLGLIKWAAAQVNAQLGLLDHRLAQAIQQAAWEVYQGHHDHQFVVDVFQTGSGTSTNMNANEVIANRATEILGGQRGTRLVHPNDHVNLGQSSNDVIPTALHLAALEGMARRLIPALEGLQEALMAKARQFWGIIKTGRTHLMDATPIRLGQEFQGYAGQVARGIRRVRYAMEELSELPLGGTAVGTGVNTHPEFAGRVCRLLSQELGLEVHETDNHFALQATLDNVVMASGCLRTVAISLQKIANDIRWMASGPRAGLGELQLPEVQPGSSIMPGKVNPVIAESLIQVCGQVLGNDMAVAQAGQGGYFELNLMMPMAAYNLLQAIDILANAARNFREKCVEGLEATAKGPEMVEKGLMLATALAPAIGYDAAAEVAKEAARTGRTIREVARERTQLSEEELDRLLDPARMTEPGLGVGPVSG; translated from the coding sequence GTGGCCGAGGGAAGGAGCCGCATCGAGCGCGATTCCATGGGCCCCATGGAGGTTCCCGCCGACGCCTACTACGGAGCCTCCACTCAGAGGGCTGTCCTCAACTTCCCCATATCGGGCCTGCGCATGCCCACCTCCTTCGTGCGCATGCTGGGACTCATTAAGTGGGCAGCGGCCCAGGTCAATGCCCAGCTGGGCCTATTAGACCACCGGTTGGCCCAGGCCATCCAACAGGCCGCGTGGGAGGTTTACCAGGGCCACCACGACCATCAGTTCGTGGTGGACGTCTTCCAGACGGGCTCGGGCACCTCCACCAACATGAACGCCAATGAGGTCATCGCCAACCGGGCCACCGAGATCCTGGGGGGCCAGCGCGGGACGAGGCTTGTCCACCCCAACGACCATGTAAACCTGGGCCAGTCCTCCAACGATGTCATCCCCACCGCCCTCCACCTGGCAGCCCTGGAGGGCATGGCCCGCCGCCTCATCCCCGCCCTGGAGGGGCTGCAGGAGGCCCTTATGGCCAAGGCGCGACAGTTCTGGGGCATCATCAAGACGGGGCGCACCCACCTCATGGATGCCACCCCCATTCGCCTCGGCCAGGAGTTCCAGGGCTACGCCGGCCAAGTGGCGCGGGGGATCCGACGTGTGCGCTACGCCATGGAAGAGCTGTCGGAGCTGCCCTTGGGCGGCACGGCCGTGGGCACAGGGGTCAACACCCACCCCGAGTTTGCAGGCCGTGTCTGCCGGCTCCTGTCCCAGGAGTTGGGGCTGGAGGTGCATGAGACGGACAACCACTTCGCTCTCCAAGCCACGCTGGACAACGTGGTGATGGCCAGCGGCTGCCTGCGCACCGTGGCCATCTCCCTGCAGAAGATAGCCAACGATATCCGTTGGATGGCCTCGGGGCCGCGGGCCGGCCTGGGAGAGCTACAGCTGCCAGAGGTCCAGCCCGGCAGCTCCATCATGCCCGGCAAGGTGAACCCCGTCATCGCCGAGTCCCTTATCCAGGTCTGCGGCCAGGTCTTGGGGAACGATATGGCGGTGGCCCAGGCGGGGCAAGGGGGCTACTTTGAGCTGAACCTGATGATGCCCATGGCCGCCTATAACCTCCTGCAGGCCATCGACATCCTCGCCAACGCCGCCCGAAACTTCCGGGAGAAGTGCGTGGAAGGCCTGGAGGCCACCGCCAAAGGGCCAGAGATGGTAGAGAAGGGGCTCATGCTGGCCACCGCCCTGGCCCCAGCCATCGGATACGATGCTGCGGCCGAGGTGGCCAAAGAGGCGGCCAGGACAGGGCGCACCATAAGGGAGGTGGCCCGCGAGCGCACCCAGCTCTCAGAGGAGGAGCTGGACCGCCTCCTGGACCCAGCCCGCATGACGGAGCCAGGGCTGGGGGTGGGGCCTGTATCGGGCTAG